A window from Chrysemys picta bellii isolate R12L10 chromosome 2, ASM1138683v2, whole genome shotgun sequence encodes these proteins:
- the LOC135981090 gene encoding olfactory receptor 5J3-like — translation MAEGNDSMVTQFILLGLTDRQELQIPLFAALLVIYVLTLVGNLGMIVLIRVDPRLHTPMYFFLSNLSVVDLCYSSVFAPRMLVNFLVRSRSISYSACIAQHFSFVVFVTTEGFLLAVIAYDSYVTICNPLLYTTVMSKRVCIHLAASSYVGGLMNSLTHTCGLLRLSFCGPNIINHYFCDTNTLLKLVCSDNHIREILLVAFSGVIAMSTLLIVIFSYLYILFSLLRICSTKGRRQAFSTCASHLTAVTMFYGPVSSSHIQPSSSYSLEQEKISAHLVVPMLNHRSTA, via the coding sequence ATGGCTGAGGGCAATGACAGCATGGTGACCCAGTTCATCCTCCTGGGGCTGACGGATCGTCAGGAGTTGCAGATACCCCTCTTCGCGGCGTTGCTGGTGATCTATGTTCTTACGCTGgtggggaatcttgggatgattgtgttgatcagggttgatccccgactccacacccccatgtacttcttccttaGTAACCTGTCCGTTGTTGACCTCTGCTACTCCTCAGTCTTCGCTCcaaggatgctggtgaatttcttaGTTAGGAGTAGAAGCATTTCTTACTCTGCCTGTATTGCTCAACACTtctcttttgttgtgtttgtgaCCACAGAAGGGTTCCTGCTGGCCGTGATAGCGTATGACAGCTATGTAACCATCTGTAACCCTCTGCTCTACACCACTGTTATGTCTAAGAGAGTCTGTATTCATCTAGCGGCCAGCTCATATGTAGGGGGGCTCATGAACTCACTTACCCACACATGTGGCTTGCTGAGGTTGTCATTCTGTGGacccaacatcatcaatcattactTTTGTGACACTAACACATTGCTGAAGCTCGTTTGCTCTGATAACCACATCAGAGAGATTTTGCTTGTAGCCTTCTCTGGGGTTATTGCCATGTCCACCCTCCTGATTGTCATATTCTCTTATCTGTacatcctcttctctctcctgaggatctgctccaccAAGGGCAGGCGccaagccttctccacctgtgcctctcatctAACAGCTGTCACCATGTTCTATGGACCTGTGAGCTCAAGCCACATACAACCCAGTTCCAGCTACTCACtggaacaggagaaaatctctgctcacctggtggtccccatgttgaaccaccgatctacagcctga